The following proteins are co-located in the Sulfurospirillum deleyianum DSM 6946 genome:
- the hemH gene encoding ferrochelatase — MAQKALILLNMGGPNNLDEVKLFLTNMFNDKNIITTKSALLRRFIAFMITASRTKKAQANYAKLGGKSPLVGYTQKLVDKLQKALPSVHVDFAMRYTPPFCEEVIRKLLEKEIHEVTLLPLYPHYSSTTTKSSVEDFMEVAHLLGYHGKINVIDRFYEDASYNQLLIQKIKETLGKHDASNFELIFSAHSLPQKIIEKGDPYQREIELHVKILSELLVQQGIHFHGIHLAYQSKLGPLKWLEPSLEQKLSSLENKNALIVPIAFTIDNSETEFELSMEYAEVAHHLGYEHYLVAKCPNDDDAFVSAIKGLCS; from the coding sequence ATGGCACAAAAAGCGTTAATACTGCTCAATATGGGAGGTCCAAACAACCTCGATGAAGTGAAACTTTTTTTAACCAATATGTTCAATGATAAAAATATTATTACAACCAAAAGTGCTTTATTACGTCGTTTTATTGCGTTTATGATTACTGCGTCACGGACAAAAAAAGCACAAGCTAATTATGCCAAACTAGGCGGTAAATCCCCATTGGTTGGCTATACACAAAAGCTGGTGGATAAACTCCAAAAAGCCCTTCCTTCTGTTCATGTCGATTTTGCGATGCGTTACACGCCCCCTTTTTGTGAAGAGGTTATTCGTAAACTCCTTGAGAAAGAGATTCATGAAGTCACTCTCTTACCGCTCTATCCACACTACTCTTCAACCACAACCAAATCATCCGTTGAAGATTTTATGGAAGTCGCACATCTTCTTGGCTACCATGGAAAAATCAACGTGATTGATCGTTTTTATGAGGATGCCTCGTATAACCAACTTCTGATTCAAAAAATCAAAGAAACGTTAGGCAAACACGATGCTTCAAACTTTGAATTGATTTTTTCAGCCCACTCACTTCCTCAAAAAATCATCGAAAAAGGCGATCCTTACCAAAGAGAAATTGAGTTACATGTAAAGATTTTAAGTGAACTATTGGTGCAGCAAGGTATTCATTTTCACGGCATTCATCTTGCCTACCAATCCAAACTAGGACCTCTAAAATGGTTAGAACCCTCCTTAGAGCAAAAACTCTCATCCCTTGAAAACAAAAATGCTCTGATTGTTCCTATTGCGTTTACGATTGATAATTCAGAAACAGAGTTTGAACTGAGTATGGAGTATGCAGAAGTAGCGCACCATTTAGGCTATGAGCATTATCTGGTTGCGAAATGTCCGAATGATGACGATGCTTTTGTCAGTGCAATTAAGGGACTTTGTTCGTAG